A single region of the Nitrospiraceae bacterium genome encodes:
- a CDS encoding tyrosine-type recombinase/integrase, which produces MGLVKRGKVWWMNFMFQGQRIRRSTGTTNQAMAGSILAKVKIQLIEGQYFDSLEERTRTFDDLMDRFEREHMIKLASRQSCQVFVKHFRDFFGDRTLAQITPKLIVDYKSRRYAAGVKAASINRELTCLRKAFNLAKREWEWCRDNPVSRVSLEKGANKRERWLTEDEETRLLAACPSWLRELVVFALHTGMRLGEILALTWSGVDLFRRTVTVFRSKNGERRTVPLNQTVMALLTEKAKVRHLKTSLVFPSMAGTPIDPNHLRRALRPAMAKAGIVDCHFHDLRHTFATRLVQSGIDLYKVQRLLGHKSSMMTQRYAHHYPESLRDGVDVLDRRGHRDTKSTTVLRTSKSAVSEVVEKMVGDTGIEPVASSV; this is translated from the coding sequence ATGGGGCTCGTTAAACGAGGTAAGGTCTGGTGGATGAATTTCATGTTTCAGGGTCAACGGATACGCCGGTCTACGGGGACGACCAATCAAGCCATGGCCGGGTCGATCCTGGCCAAGGTCAAGATTCAGCTTATCGAAGGGCAGTATTTTGACAGCTTGGAGGAAAGGACGCGGACCTTCGATGATCTGATGGATCGCTTTGAACGGGAACATATGATCAAGCTGGCCAGTCGACAGAGTTGTCAGGTGTTCGTCAAACACTTCCGGGATTTCTTTGGCGATCGGACCTTGGCGCAGATCACGCCCAAGCTGATCGTTGACTACAAGAGCAGACGCTACGCGGCTGGGGTGAAGGCCGCCTCGATCAACCGAGAGTTGACCTGTTTGAGAAAGGCCTTCAATCTCGCCAAGCGGGAGTGGGAGTGGTGCCGTGATAATCCGGTCAGCCGGGTGTCCCTAGAAAAGGGCGCGAACAAGCGAGAACGCTGGCTGACGGAAGATGAGGAGACGCGATTACTCGCCGCCTGCCCGTCGTGGCTGCGGGAACTGGTGGTGTTTGCTCTCCATACCGGGATGCGCCTGGGTGAGATCCTGGCGCTGACGTGGAGCGGAGTTGATCTGTTCCGGAGAACGGTGACGGTGTTTCGATCGAAGAATGGGGAGCGACGCACGGTGCCGTTGAATCAGACCGTGATGGCTCTCCTCACGGAGAAGGCCAAGGTGCGCCACCTGAAAACAAGTCTCGTGTTTCCGAGTATGGCCGGCACACCTATTGATCCAAACCATCTTCGACGGGCTCTGCGGCCTGCGATGGCCAAGGCTGGCATCGTCGATTGTCATTTCCACGACCTCCGGCATACCTTCGCGACCCGGCTGGTTCAATCCGGGATCGATCTGTACAAGGTGCAGCGGCTCCTCGGGCACAAGTCTTCGATGATGACGCAACGGTATGCCCATCACTACCCGGAGAGCTTGCGGGATGGGGTGGATGTTCTGGACCGACGCGGGCACCGTGACACAAAATCGACCACAGTGCTGAGGACGTCGAAGAGCGCTGTCTCGGAAGTGGTTGAAAAGATGGTGGGCGATACAGGTATCGAACCTGTGGCCTCTTCCGTGTGA
- a CDS encoding helix-turn-helix domain-containing protein, with protein MLMTVNALAQHLQIKPATLYAWAAQGRIPCLKIHGLLRFRKDDIDHWLESCRKPVKDRPVHRMRVTGFDLSRVIARARRDAYNPRHGETRPIASPTGKEGDDGAR; from the coding sequence ATGTTGATGACCGTCAACGCTCTCGCCCAGCACTTACAAATCAAACCGGCGACCCTCTATGCCTGGGCGGCACAGGGACGAATTCCCTGTCTGAAGATTCATGGCCTTCTGCGCTTCCGGAAGGATGACATTGACCATTGGCTAGAGAGTTGTCGAAAACCAGTTAAAGACCGGCCCGTGCACCGCATGCGTGTAACTGGGTTTGACCTTAGCCGAGTCATTGCTCGCGCCAGGCGGGATGCCTATAATCCCCGCCACGGGGAAACCAGACCAATAGCGAGCCCAACGGGAAAGGAGGGAGACGATGGGGCTCGTTAA
- a CDS encoding FaeA/PapI family transcriptional regulator, with protein MKTNKHQTLLLVKSKQTVRARDLVEAFGYSAPTARSYLSHLKRQELLERSERGHGLTDKGLARLEFFDVSGCADPACPLCRQKAGLLTCPRCSYQLSKEKLRILPEQDFLVVVRHAGVYCHRCWKLLFSEAQAHLMGIPKEAA; from the coding sequence ATGAAGACGAATAAACACCAAACGCTGTTGTTAGTGAAATCCAAGCAAACGGTACGGGCCAGGGATCTCGTGGAGGCATTTGGCTACTCGGCCCCGACCGCACGCTCGTACCTTTCCCACCTCAAACGACAGGAATTGCTGGAACGATCAGAGAGGGGTCACGGGCTGACCGATAAAGGACTAGCGCGCCTCGAATTTTTCGACGTGAGTGGATGCGCCGATCCTGCCTGCCCACTCTGTCGACAGAAAGCCGGTCTGCTTACCTGTCCCCGCTGCAGCTATCAATTGTCGAAAGAGAAACTCCGTATTCTTCCCGAACAGGACTTCCTGGTGGTCGTGCGTCATGCCGGGGTTTACTGCCACCGGTGCTGGAAGCTCCTCTTCAGCGAAGCCCAGGCGCATTTGATGGGCATTCCCAAGGAGGCCGCATGA
- a CDS encoding SulP family inorganic anion transporter has translation MSPLPNRSVSLKHDGPAGLVVFLVALPLCLGIAHASGAPLFAGIIAGIVGGCLISMLSGSQVSVSGPAAGLVVIVVTAIQTLGSYQAFLAAVVLCGVIQIGLGVAGAGAIGDYVPNSVIKGMLAGIGLVIVLKQIPHALGQDLDWIGDLSFLEADHANTLSAIFTAAVHVLDGPLVISVLSVVTLIGWEKLAKGGARVFTVVPGSVVVVVLGILVNQVFRVVTPGLYISEPQHLVDLPVAESFSDLVHQFTVPDFSAVADPNLWAIGLTLAIVASIESLLSLEAADRLDPFKRISPPSRELWAQGAGNVVSGLLGGLPVTSVVIRTSANVYAGARTWVAAFVHGLLLLASALLIPHLLNQVPLASLAAILIMVGYKLTKPAVYQSVYRLGMTQFIPFLVTVMAIVFTDLLKGVLLGLACGLFFVLRSNHRDAVTVVTRNKACLIRLNKDVTFLNKNELRTKLRAIEGGTDVLIDGTKAPYIDRDILEVVEDFQKMADHQGISVELKHVAGKTLRPER, from the coding sequence ATGAGCCCCCTACCAAATCGCAGTGTCTCTCTGAAACACGATGGACCAGCGGGCCTGGTCGTCTTCCTGGTCGCACTTCCCCTGTGTCTGGGTATCGCCCACGCCTCCGGGGCGCCACTGTTCGCCGGTATCATTGCTGGAATTGTCGGCGGCTGCCTGATATCGATGTTATCCGGCTCGCAGGTCAGCGTCAGTGGTCCGGCCGCTGGGCTCGTCGTGATTGTTGTCACAGCCATTCAGACCCTGGGCTCCTATCAAGCGTTCCTGGCCGCGGTGGTCCTCTGCGGGGTGATTCAGATCGGGCTGGGAGTAGCGGGTGCCGGAGCCATCGGCGATTATGTGCCGAACTCCGTCATCAAGGGGATGCTCGCTGGGATCGGGTTGGTGATCGTGCTCAAGCAGATTCCGCATGCGCTTGGCCAGGATCTCGACTGGATCGGCGACTTGAGCTTTCTGGAAGCTGACCACGCGAACACGCTGTCGGCTATCTTCACCGCCGCCGTTCATGTGCTCGACGGTCCGCTCGTGATTTCAGTGCTGAGTGTGGTCACCCTTATCGGCTGGGAGAAGCTGGCAAAAGGAGGGGCGCGCGTGTTCACGGTCGTGCCCGGCTCCGTCGTGGTCGTTGTGCTGGGAATTCTCGTGAATCAGGTCTTTCGAGTTGTGACTCCGGGACTGTACATCAGCGAGCCGCAGCACCTCGTGGACCTCCCGGTGGCCGAATCGTTCTCGGATCTGGTCCATCAGTTCACCGTCCCTGATTTTTCCGCGGTTGCAGACCCAAACTTGTGGGCGATCGGTCTGACGCTGGCTATTGTCGCCAGCATTGAAAGCTTGTTGTCGCTCGAAGCAGCCGATCGCCTCGATCCGTTCAAGCGGATCTCGCCCCCCAGTCGGGAACTCTGGGCGCAGGGGGCAGGCAACGTGGTCTCAGGGCTTCTGGGCGGCTTACCTGTGACCAGCGTTGTCATTCGTACCTCCGCGAACGTCTATGCCGGTGCCCGGACCTGGGTCGCCGCCTTTGTTCATGGGCTCCTCTTGCTGGCGAGTGCCTTGCTGATCCCGCACCTGCTGAATCAGGTCCCCCTGGCCAGCCTGGCGGCGATCCTCATCATGGTGGGATACAAACTCACCAAACCGGCCGTGTACCAGTCCGTGTACCGACTGGGCATGACCCAGTTCATCCCCTTTCTCGTGACCGTGATGGCCATTGTGTTCACGGACCTTCTCAAGGGGGTCTTGCTAGGCTTGGCGTGCGGACTGTTTTTCGTCCTCAGGAGCAACCACCGCGACGCGGTCACGGTCGTCACCAGGAACAAGGCCTGCCTCATTCGTCTGAACAAAGACGTGACATTTCTCAATAAGAACGAACTCCGAACGAAACTGCGAGCCATCGAAGGCGGGACCGATGTGCTAATCGATGGAACGAAAGCCCCGTACATCGACCGCGACATTCTGGAAGTCGTGGAAGATTTTCAGAAGATGGCTGACCACCAAGGCATCTCGGTCGAGCTCAAACATGTGGCAGGAAAAACCCTCAGACCGGAGCGCTAA